The sequence CAGCCGCAGCCTGACCGGCACCCCGTCCCAGCGCCAGTCATAGACGTTGCCTTCGGCCCGCCAGCGCAGTTGGGGGTCGGGCAGCTTCAGACGGTAGGCGGCGTAGTGGATCGCCGCCTCGGCCACCGCCCGCCAGTGGGGCACCTGGACGTGGTAACCGGCCAGCCGTGCCTCGCGCCGCACCCCCAGGCCGAAACTGGCCGCCAGTAGGCTCAAAAGCGCCACCACCCACAGGACCACGACCAACGCGACGCCGTGCTGTCTCATCGGATGGGCACCCCGCCGAATTCGAACGGATTGCCTGTAACGACCCCCGCGCCGCTTTGTCCGTGACGCAAACGCACGACCCACGGCGGCCAGGCCGGACCCGCCGCCTTCACGGCCACTTCCACCAATTGGGGCAGGCGGTTCTCGTCCCAGGTGTCGAACCAGTCCTCCCCGTCGAAATAGCGGAACCGGACGTGTTCCACCCCTTCCAACAGCACCAGCCGGCGCATTTCCACCTCGGCTTCGGATACCTCACCGTCGAGCGGCAACACCTCGACCACAAGCTGCTCGCCCCTGCGGTAGAGTTCGAAACGCTGCGGCCCTTTGAGGTCGATTACCAGGGGAGGAAAGGCGATGAAACGCAACCGCGTCGCCTCCCCCTGCAGCGGCGGCTCGTCGCGGTTGTCGGGCCAGACCAGGGCAGCGGCAAGCCGGCGGCGCAGGAACCTTCCCAAACTCAGGCGGTCATCCAGGGCCGCCGCCTGGGGCTCGGCCGCCTCCCAGCTGCGGGCGCCGACGGTCAGCACGCCGAACACCAGCGTGAGCATCAGCCCGAACAGGGCCAGGGCGATCAGCACTTCCACCAGGGTGAAGCCGCGCGCGTTCACAATGCCGGCGCCAGACGCAGGGTGGTCAGACGATAACGGCGCCCGCGGCCGCCTTCCCGCCAGCCGACCACGACCGTCACCTGCCACAGGCGCTGGTTGCCGATCTCTTCGACATTCTCCCCCACCTGCGGATCAAGCTGGTTCAGAGACACTGGGGTCAGAGCGACCTGCCAGTGCAGCCCCTGCCATTCCCCTTCGCGCTCGCCTTCCTCCAGGGGCCATTCGCTGCCGACCCGCGCCAGCTGCGATTCGGCCAGGGCCGCGGCGCGGGTGACGGTTTCGGCACGGCCCAAAAGCCGCGCCCCGCCGCCGAAAGCCTGCAGCAACACCGCCGCCGACAGGGCCATGAGGGTGAAGGCCACCATGATTTCCAGCAGGGTGAAACCGCGTTGGCGCTTCACGGCGACATCTCCGCGATTGCAACCCGGCCGGTGAGCCAGTTGACGTCCACCCGGCGGCGGCGTTCCTTCCAGGCGAGGATCACCCGCCCGCCGGTGGCGGAACCGTCGGGGAAGAAACGGATCCGCCCGCGTCCCGAATCCTCCCGCTCCCCGGCGACGGTTTCCAGGGTCAGGTCGATGAAATCCGGCAACGGTTTGAAGGGCCTGCGGTCGATGCGGTAGCGGTGGGCATCCACGTCGAGCACGAACACGGCCTCACGCGCCTGGGACAGGGCGATGCCGCGGGCACCGCGCAGGCCGTCGGCCACCTCGCGCACCGCGGCGCGGAAGCGCAGGCCGTCGTAGCTGCGGGCGAAATGGGGGGCGACGAAGGCGAATCCCAACCCCAGAATCGCCAGCACCACGGTCAGTTCCAGCAAAGAAAAACCGGAATCAGAACGCCAGTTCATTGACGCTCACCACCGCCATGAGGATGGAGACGATGATGGCAGCGATCACCACCCCGAGACCGACGATGAGCGCCGGCTCCAGCAGGGTCAGCAGGCGCTGGATGGCGGTGCGCACCTCGTCCTCGTAGATGTCCGCCATGCGGGTCAGCATCTGCGGCAACTGGCCGGTTTCCTCCCCCATGCGGATCATCTGCAGCGCCATCACCGGAAAATGGCCGGTTTCCTCCAGGGCTGTGGAAATGTCGCCGCCGGCGCGGAGCTTTTCCGCCGCCTCGCCGACCGCCTCGCGCAGCACCCGGTTTGAAAGGGTTTCGCGCACGATCTCCAGCGCCGGCAACAGCGCCACGCCGGAGGTCAGCAGCGTCGCCAGGGTCTGGCTGAAGCGCGCCACCTCCACCCGGATCAGCAACGGCCCCAGCAGCGGCAGGTTCAGCAGCCAGCGGTGGAAACGGTAACGGTGACCGGGATCGGCCAGCCAGTACTGGAAACCGCGAATCGCCAGCAGCACGGCGATCAAGGCCAGCCAGCCGTAGCGGCGCACCCCGTCCGCCGCCGCCATCACGATCTGGGTGGGCAGGGGGAGTTCCTTGCCGGCGCTAGCGAACATCTCCTCGAACTGGGGCACCACGAAGGTGAGCAGCACCAGCAGGGAGGCGGCCGCCATCACCACCAGAATCGCCGGATAGATCAATGCGGAAATCACGCTGGCGCGCAGTTCCTGGCTGCGCTGCAGGTAATCGGCCAGCCGCTGCAAGACCTGATCCAGGGTGCCGCCGGCCTCGCCGGCGCGCACCATGTTGACGTAGAGGCGCGAGAACGCCTTGCCTTCCGCCTCCAGGGCCGCCGACAGCTGCGCCCCGCCCTTCACCTTCTCCAGAATCCGGGCGCTGATCTGGTGCAGCGCCGAGTCCTCCGGAAACAGCTCCAGCAGCACCTTGAGGGAGCGGTCCAGGGGTAGGCCTGCCCCGAGCAGGGTCGCCAGTTCACGGGTGAAGGCCAGCACCTCCTTCTGGCGCAGGCGCCGCCCGCCGTGGCGCCACAGCCCCAGCCACGAGGCCTTCTCCGCCGGCACCACCTTGAGCGGCAGCAGATCCTCCTCCTGGAGCTGGCGCATCAGCGCCGCCTCGTCGGGGGCGCTGCGCAGGGTTTCCAGGGTTTCCCCGCGGCGGCTGACCGCCTTGACCAGATAATCAGGCATGGTCAGTCACAGGTCACCCGCAGGATTTCCTCCAGGGTGGTCTGCCCCGCCAAAGCCTTGAGCAGACCGTCCTGATACATGGTGCGCATCCCCTCGGACAGAGCGGTCTGCTCGATCTCGCGGGCCTGGGCGTGCTGGAGGATCTGACGGCGGATGGTATCGGAGACTTCGAGAAATTCGTGGATCGCCAGCCGGCCGCGGTAGCCGATGCCGTTGCAATGGTCGCAACCTGCCGCCTGATACAGCACCGGCTTCTGACCCGGCCGCAACAGCTTCGCCAGACCGGTCTCCTCCACCGCCTCCGGCAACAGTTCCTTGGGCTGTTTGCAGTGATCGCACAGGCGCCGCACCAGACGCTGGGCCAGAATGCCGTTGACGGTGGAGGAGATCAGATAGTCCTCCAGCCCCATGTCGAGCAATCGGGTCACGCCGCCGGCGGCGTCGTTGGTGTGCAGGGTCGAGAGCACCAGGTGGCCGGTGAGCGCCGACTGCA comes from Methylomarinovum caldicuralii and encodes:
- a CDS encoding type II secretion system protein GspJ, with translation MNARGFTLVEVLIALALFGLMLTLVFGVLTVGARSWEAAEPQAAALDDRLSLGRFLRRRLAAALVWPDNRDEPPLQGEATRLRFIAFPPLVIDLKGPQRFELYRRGEQLVVEVLPLDGEVSEAEVEMRRLVLLEGVEHVRFRYFDGEDWFDTWDENRLPQLVEVAVKAAGPAWPPWVVRLRHGQSGAGVVTGNPFEFGGVPIR
- a CDS encoding type IV pilus modification PilV family protein — its product is MKRQRGFTLLEIMVAFTLMALSAAVLLQAFGGGARLLGRAETVTRAAALAESQLARVGSEWPLEEGEREGEWQGLHWQVALTPVSLNQLDPQVGENVEEIGNQRLWQVTVVVGWREGGRGRRYRLTTLRLAPAL
- a CDS encoding GspH/FimT family pseudopilin, with protein sequence MNWRSDSGFSLLELTVVLAILGLGFAFVAPHFARSYDGLRFRAAVREVADGLRGARGIALSQAREAVFVLDVDAHRYRIDRRPFKPLPDFIDLTLETVAGEREDSGRGRIRFFPDGSATGGRVILAWKERRRRVDVNWLTGRVAIAEMSP
- a CDS encoding type II secretion system F family protein, producing MPDYLVKAVSRRGETLETLRSAPDEAALMRQLQEEDLLPLKVVPAEKASWLGLWRHGGRRLRQKEVLAFTRELATLLGAGLPLDRSLKVLLELFPEDSALHQISARILEKVKGGAQLSAALEAEGKAFSRLYVNMVRAGEAGGTLDQVLQRLADYLQRSQELRASVISALIYPAILVVMAAASLLVLLTFVVPQFEEMFASAGKELPLPTQIVMAAADGVRRYGWLALIAVLLAIRGFQYWLADPGHRYRFHRWLLNLPLLGPLLIRVEVARFSQTLATLLTSGVALLPALEIVRETLSNRVLREAVGEAAEKLRAGGDISTALEETGHFPVMALQMIRMGEETGQLPQMLTRMADIYEDEVRTAIQRLLTLLEPALIVGLGVVIAAIIVSILMAVVSVNELAF